One Paracidovorax avenae ATCC 19860 genomic region harbors:
- a CDS encoding PLP-dependent aminotransferase family protein, translating into MDAMSDLDSTPLYLQIASQMAELIRNGTLARGARMPSVRELSRQRGVAQSTVVQAYHWLEDTRLIAARPRSGYFVAPRPAVLPEPTVSRGLRRPRDVSVDWLGQRILGTPQPADVVSFSSGTPGPDLLDVDRVRRAVARSVQRHRHLLCMYPSSEGHEEARRAIARYAVGMGCSLDPERILVTGGCMDAISLCLRAVTQPGDVVALESPTHFSFLELLQGLHLKVLEIPTHPRHGISLDALQLALETQPVKALIVVPTLSNPLGACMPQPERRRLAQMAARHGLAVIEDAVYNDLAEQEEHRRTVKSHDTAGHVMLCSSFSKTLAPGLRLGWLEGGRWTEQLRQMKDLQAGGQSPVLELALADLMLQTGHAAAMRQLRTAVAARMDAVRHAIAQSFPPGTRVSDPPGGLLLWVELPRGLDTLQLHQACLQERILVPPGTVFGTGGRFRNCLRIGVGGDWTDHHAAALRQVGAIACAMGAKAGHPEKAPA; encoded by the coding sequence ATGGACGCAATGTCCGACCTCGATTCCACACCGCTGTACCTGCAGATCGCTTCGCAGATGGCCGAGCTGATCCGCAACGGCACGCTCGCGCGTGGCGCGCGCATGCCTTCCGTGCGCGAACTGTCCCGCCAGCGCGGCGTCGCCCAGAGCACGGTGGTGCAGGCCTACCACTGGCTGGAGGACACGCGCCTGATCGCCGCCCGCCCGCGCTCGGGCTATTTCGTGGCGCCACGGCCGGCCGTGCTGCCGGAGCCGACGGTGTCCCGGGGGCTGCGCCGTCCGCGCGACGTGTCCGTGGACTGGCTGGGCCAGCGCATCCTGGGCACGCCGCAGCCGGCCGATGTGGTGTCGTTCAGCAGCGGCACGCCGGGCCCGGACCTGCTCGATGTGGATCGCGTGCGGCGCGCGGTCGCCCGGTCGGTGCAGCGTCACCGCCACCTGCTGTGCATGTATCCCTCATCCGAGGGGCACGAGGAGGCGCGGCGCGCCATCGCGCGCTATGCCGTGGGCATGGGCTGCAGCCTGGATCCGGAGCGCATCCTCGTCACCGGTGGCTGCATGGACGCCATCAGCCTGTGCCTGCGGGCGGTCACGCAGCCGGGCGATGTGGTGGCCCTGGAGTCGCCCACGCATTTTTCCTTCCTGGAACTGCTGCAGGGGTTGCACCTGAAGGTGCTGGAGATTCCCACCCATCCACGGCACGGCATCTCGCTGGACGCCCTGCAGCTGGCGCTGGAAACGCAGCCGGTGAAGGCCCTGATCGTGGTGCCCACGCTCAGCAACCCGCTCGGGGCCTGCATGCCCCAGCCGGAGCGGCGCCGGCTCGCCCAGATGGCCGCGCGCCACGGGCTCGCGGTGATCGAGGACGCGGTGTACAACGACCTCGCGGAGCAGGAGGAGCACCGCCGCACCGTGAAATCGCACGACACCGCGGGCCACGTGATGCTGTGCAGTTCGTTTTCCAAGACGCTCGCGCCCGGGCTGCGGCTCGGCTGGCTGGAGGGGGGCCGCTGGACGGAGCAGTTGCGCCAGATGAAGGACCTGCAGGCGGGCGGGCAGTCCCCGGTGCTGGAGCTGGCGCTGGCCGACCTGATGCTGCAGACCGGGCATGCCGCGGCGATGCGCCAGCTGCGCACGGCCGTGGCGGCGCGCATGGATGCCGTGCGGCATGCCATCGCGCAGTCGTTCCCGCCGGGCACGCGGGTGAGCGATCCGCCCGGCGGGCTGCTGCTGTGGGTGGAACTGCCGCGGGGTCTGGACACCCTGCAACTGCACCAGGCCTGCCTGCAGGAGCGCATCCTCGTGCCGCCCGGCACCGTGTTCGGCACCGGTGGGCGCTTCCGCAACTGCCTGCGGATCGGCGTGGGCGGCGACTGGACCGACCACCACGCGGCCGCGCTGCGGCAGGTGGGCGCCATTGCCTGCGCGATGGGGGCGAAGGCAGGGCATCCCGAAAAAGCCCCGGCTTGA
- a CDS encoding PIN domain-containing protein: MNTPLFVDTGVLLSSVDDRDPVRQARAREWLALCWNTRRGRISSQVLNELYHNAVACFPGPQTLHLVRAQVRRLRVWQPPHLDAYVVDGAWDLQDRYGLNYWNALIVASAHQQGCRHVLGDVLPHGQRYDAVRAVNPFLLAPDELESLE; encoded by the coding sequence ATGAATACCCCGCTGTTCGTGGATACCGGCGTGCTGCTCAGCAGCGTGGACGACCGCGATCCCGTCCGCCAGGCCCGCGCCCGCGAATGGCTAGCGCTGTGCTGGAACACGCGCCGCGGGCGCATCAGCTCGCAGGTGCTCAATGAGCTCTACCACAACGCCGTGGCCTGCTTCCCCGGACCGCAGACGCTGCACCTGGTGCGCGCGCAGGTGCGCCGCCTGCGCGTCTGGCAGCCGCCGCACCTCGATGCCTACGTGGTCGATGGCGCCTGGGACCTGCAGGACCGCTACGGCTTGAACTACTGGAACGCGCTCATCGTCGCGTCCGCGCACCAGCAGGGCTGCCGCCATGTGCTGGGCGACGTGCTGCCGCACGGGCAGCGCTACGACGCGGTGCGCGCCGTGAACCCTTTTCTCCTGGCTCCCGACGAACTGGAATCGCTCGAATGA
- a CDS encoding spherulation-specific family 4 protein: protein MARMSPVARWCSLSLAALIAACGGGGGGSSNGTTPTNPTNPSNPTTVAIAFSGPDAETISTAGAALSLSAQVTVNGAAAADGTPVSFAVSPGTFSATGTTRSGVATVTFNGATPGRQQLSASVSVASSSANATATATRVIYLRPAPAPMEVLVPAYFSPASGTEWSRMASGAAANPGVQVTAIMNPDNGEFDTADPAYVSALNQFVAAGGKVVGYVYTGYGKRPLATVKANIEAYFTLYGRNAISGIFLDEMSSDAAMLAGYREIYAYIKAKDSSLRVIGNPGMVPNTADYASAADVLVTFEARNSSYATYDPRTTPWLYTLANSRQSSLVHNTATCADMQKAVQSAASALYNAGPIYMTDLQYDPVNDIGNPWASLPSYWTALLQTVAAVNQGRTPIGC from the coding sequence ATGGCCCGTATGTCCCCCGTTGCCCGCTGGTGCAGCCTGTCGCTGGCCGCCCTGATCGCCGCCTGCGGCGGTGGAGGCGGCGGCTCTTCGAACGGCACGACACCGACCAACCCGACCAACCCCTCGAACCCCACCACCGTCGCCATCGCATTCTCGGGCCCCGATGCGGAGACGATCTCCACCGCGGGCGCCGCCCTGTCGCTGAGCGCGCAGGTCACGGTGAACGGCGCGGCTGCCGCGGACGGCACGCCGGTCAGTTTCGCGGTGTCCCCAGGCACGTTCTCCGCCACGGGCACCACGCGCTCCGGCGTGGCGACGGTCACGTTCAACGGCGCCACGCCGGGCCGCCAGCAGCTCAGCGCCTCCGTATCGGTGGCCTCGTCGTCGGCGAACGCCACCGCGACGGCCACGCGCGTCATCTACCTGCGCCCCGCCCCCGCGCCGATGGAAGTGCTGGTGCCGGCCTATTTCTCGCCCGCTTCCGGCACCGAATGGAGCCGCATGGCCAGCGGCGCCGCCGCCAACCCCGGCGTGCAGGTCACCGCCATCATGAACCCCGACAACGGCGAATTCGACACGGCGGACCCGGCCTACGTGAGCGCGCTCAACCAGTTCGTCGCCGCCGGCGGCAAGGTGGTGGGCTACGTGTACACGGGCTACGGGAAGCGCCCGCTGGCCACCGTGAAGGCCAACATCGAGGCGTATTTCACGCTCTACGGTCGCAACGCGATCAGCGGCATCTTCCTCGATGAAATGTCCTCCGACGCGGCCATGCTGGCCGGATACCGCGAGATCTACGCCTACATCAAGGCCAAAGATTCCAGCCTGCGCGTGATCGGCAACCCGGGCATGGTGCCGAACACCGCCGACTACGCCTCGGCGGCCGACGTGCTGGTCACCTTCGAGGCGCGCAACAGCAGCTACGCCACCTACGATCCACGCACCACCCCCTGGCTCTACACCCTGGCCAACAGCCGCCAGAGTTCGCTGGTGCACAACACCGCCACCTGCGCCGACATGCAGAAGGCCGTGCAGTCCGCCGCATCCGCGCTCTACAACGCCGGCCCCATCTACATGACGGACCTGCAGTACGACCCGGTGAACGACATCGGCAACCCGTGGGCCTCGCTGCCCTCGTACTGGACGGCCCTGCTGCAGACCGTGGCGGCCGTGAACCAGGGGCGCACGCCCATCGGCTGCTGA
- the hisA gene encoding 1-(5-phosphoribosyl)-5-[(5-phosphoribosylamino)methylideneamino]imidazole-4-carboxamide isomerase, translating to MLLIPAIDLKDGHCVRLKQGDMDQSTTFGEDPAAMARKWVDAGARRLHLVDLNGAFAGTPKNYAAIKAILKEVGDDLPVQLGGGIRDLDTIEKYIDGGLRYVIIGTAAVKNPGFLKDACSAFGGHIIVGLDAKDGKVATDGWSKLTGHEVVDLAKKFEDWGVESIVYTDIGRDGMLSGINIDATVKLAQALTIPVIASGGLAGMADIDKLCAVESEGVEGVICGRAIYSGDLDFAAAQARADELNGAA from the coding sequence ATGCTGCTCATCCCCGCCATCGACCTCAAGGACGGACACTGCGTACGCCTCAAGCAAGGTGACATGGATCAATCGACCACCTTCGGCGAAGACCCGGCAGCCATGGCGCGCAAGTGGGTGGATGCCGGGGCGCGGCGCCTGCACCTCGTGGACCTGAACGGCGCCTTCGCCGGCACGCCCAAGAACTACGCGGCGATCAAGGCCATCCTCAAGGAGGTGGGCGACGACCTGCCCGTGCAGCTCGGCGGCGGCATCCGCGACCTGGACACGATCGAGAAATACATCGACGGCGGGTTGCGCTACGTGATCATCGGCACCGCGGCGGTCAAGAACCCCGGCTTCCTGAAGGACGCCTGCAGCGCCTTCGGCGGCCACATCATCGTGGGCCTGGACGCCAAGGACGGCAAGGTGGCCACGGACGGCTGGAGCAAGCTGACCGGCCACGAGGTGGTCGATCTCGCGAAGAAGTTCGAGGACTGGGGCGTCGAGTCCATCGTCTACACCGACATCGGCCGCGACGGCATGCTGTCGGGCATCAACATCGACGCCACGGTGAAGCTGGCGCAGGCCCTCACCATTCCCGTGATCGCTTCCGGCGGCCTGGCCGGCATGGCCGACATCGACAAGCTCTGCGCGGTGGAGAGCGAAGGCGTGGAAGGCGTCATCTGCGGCCGGGCGATCTACTCCGGCGACCTCGACTTCGCCGCGGCGCAGGCGCGTGCGGACGAACTGAACGGCGCGGCCTGA
- the pelG gene encoding exopolysaccharide Pel transporter PelG, which yields MAGIGFELRRMLRKNTLVGLVQAYAYAGVIGSGPWVFSIVGILLIGIFSASVVVPGVLVTQFQTSVTYMVAGSLILTGLVQLAFTRFVSDRLFEKRKDSILPNLHGLLLVTTLAAAALGTLALFTVLPHLGLVYRMLMLAGFTLMCDVWVLTVLLSGMKRYKEIVALFGVSYAVIVVSALLMRPWGLEGLLAGFVLGNYLLLAGMWLLVVREFNPRGRIIAFDFADRKLLYPSLVAIGFLYNFGIWVDKFMFWYFPPTSEPIIGALRASLIYDLPVFLAYLSIIPGMAVFLVRIETDFVEYYDKFYDAVRSGGSLEYIEAMRDEMVYSIQQGLGEIGKIQTLAVLITFVAGPAILSGLGISRLYLPLLHVQVIGAGLQVGLMAILNVFFYLDQRRIVLMLCVQFVLLNMVLTGFTLHAGAALYGYGFAVATLLTLCTGMYLLSRQLNRLEYETFMLQ from the coding sequence ATGGCCGGCATCGGATTCGAGCTGCGGCGCATGCTGCGCAAGAACACCCTGGTCGGGCTCGTGCAGGCCTACGCCTATGCGGGCGTGATCGGCTCCGGCCCCTGGGTGTTCTCCATCGTGGGCATCCTGCTCATCGGTATCTTCAGCGCGAGCGTGGTGGTGCCGGGCGTGCTCGTCACCCAGTTCCAGACGTCCGTCACCTACATGGTGGCGGGCAGCCTCATCCTCACCGGCCTGGTGCAGCTGGCCTTCACGCGCTTCGTGTCCGACCGGCTCTTCGAAAAGCGCAAGGACTCGATCCTGCCCAACCTGCACGGCCTGCTGCTGGTGACCACGCTGGCGGCGGCGGCCCTGGGCACGCTGGCGCTCTTCACCGTGCTGCCGCACCTGGGGCTGGTGTACCGCATGCTCATGCTCGCGGGCTTCACCCTCATGTGCGACGTGTGGGTGCTCACCGTCCTGCTGTCGGGCATGAAGCGCTACAAGGAGATCGTGGCGCTCTTCGGCGTGTCCTACGCCGTCATCGTGGTCAGCGCGCTGCTGATGCGGCCCTGGGGGCTGGAGGGCCTGCTCGCGGGCTTCGTGCTGGGCAACTACCTGCTGCTCGCGGGCATGTGGCTGCTCGTGGTGCGCGAGTTCAACCCGCGCGGCCGCATCATCGCCTTCGACTTCGCCGACCGCAAGCTGCTCTACCCCTCCCTGGTCGCCATCGGCTTCCTCTACAACTTCGGGATCTGGGTGGACAAGTTCATGTTCTGGTACTTCCCGCCCACCTCCGAGCCCATCATCGGGGCGCTGCGGGCCTCGCTGATCTACGACCTGCCCGTGTTCCTGGCCTACCTGTCCATCATTCCCGGCATGGCGGTGTTCCTGGTGCGCATCGAGACCGATTTCGTCGAGTACTACGACAAGTTCTACGACGCCGTGCGCAGCGGCGGCTCGCTGGAGTACATCGAGGCCATGCGCGACGAAATGGTCTATTCCATCCAGCAGGGCCTGGGGGAGATCGGCAAGATCCAGACCCTGGCCGTACTCATCACCTTCGTCGCCGGGCCGGCCATCCTCAGTGGCCTGGGCATCTCGCGCCTGTACCTGCCGCTGCTGCACGTGCAGGTGATCGGCGCGGGGCTGCAGGTGGGGCTCATGGCCATCCTCAACGTGTTCTTCTACCTGGACCAGCGCCGCATCGTGCTGATGCTGTGCGTGCAGTTCGTGCTGCTCAACATGGTGCTGACCGGCTTCACGCTGCATGCAGGCGCCGCGCTGTACGGCTACGGCTTCGCCGTCGCCACGCTGCTCACGCTGTGCACGGGCATGTATTTATTGTCTCGACAGCTGAACCGGTTGGAATACGAAACTTTTATGCTGCAGTAG
- a CDS encoding spherulation-specific family 4 protein, with the protein MAQPNFPNARAALPACLLAAAGWLSGCGGGGGPAEGSATATQATQDAGASALPGAALAFTAPGDGADVFDVGAAVGIAVEASGAGDGASVVFSAGTATILPVAATVRAGTASASFTASVPGPQVISATLASASGAASAKRTVYARPAPAPLEVLVPAYFYPSEGSPWDALSAGARAYPDVAVTAILNPDNGVFQRANPEFTAAAGTFVQSGGRLLGYVYTRYGARSASTVKRNIDSYLQLYGRGLISGFFIDEMSTSPKRLAYYLDLYTYIKARDAGLRVVGNPGTQTTSSYLAAADTLVNFENRSPTFASYDPRADGGWLYQVANTRQAALLHDAPDCAAMQQAVRSAAAPRSNAGMLYVTDDQFNPDTGEGNPWDTLPGYWLRFLGTVDAVNRGASLPSC; encoded by the coding sequence ATGGCACAGCCGAACTTTCCGAACGCACGGGCGGCACTGCCCGCCTGCCTCCTGGCCGCCGCCGGATGGCTGAGCGGCTGCGGCGGCGGGGGAGGTCCCGCCGAAGGCTCCGCCACGGCCACCCAGGCCACCCAGGATGCAGGGGCCTCCGCCCTGCCGGGCGCAGCGCTCGCGTTCACCGCGCCCGGCGATGGCGCGGACGTGTTCGACGTGGGCGCCGCCGTCGGCATCGCCGTGGAGGCATCGGGGGCCGGGGACGGCGCCAGCGTGGTGTTCTCCGCGGGTACGGCCACCATCCTGCCGGTAGCCGCCACGGTCCGCGCCGGCACCGCCTCGGCCAGCTTCACCGCATCCGTCCCCGGGCCCCAGGTGATCTCCGCCACGCTGGCCTCTGCCAGCGGCGCCGCATCCGCGAAGCGCACGGTGTACGCACGGCCGGCCCCGGCCCCGCTCGAGGTGCTGGTGCCCGCCTACTTCTATCCGTCGGAAGGCTCGCCCTGGGATGCCCTCAGCGCGGGGGCGCGCGCCTACCCGGATGTGGCGGTCACCGCCATCCTCAACCCCGACAACGGCGTGTTCCAGCGCGCGAACCCGGAATTCACGGCGGCGGCCGGCACCTTCGTGCAGTCGGGCGGCCGGCTGCTCGGCTACGTCTATACCCGCTACGGCGCGCGCTCCGCCAGCACGGTGAAACGCAACATCGACAGCTACCTGCAGCTCTACGGCCGGGGCCTCATCAGCGGGTTCTTCATCGACGAGATGTCCACGTCGCCGAAGCGCCTGGCCTACTACCTCGACCTGTACACCTACATCAAGGCACGCGATGCGGGCCTGCGGGTGGTGGGCAACCCCGGCACCCAGACCACCAGCAGCTACCTCGCGGCCGCCGACACGCTGGTGAACTTCGAGAACCGCTCACCCACCTTCGCCAGCTACGATCCGCGCGCCGATGGCGGCTGGCTCTACCAGGTAGCCAACACCCGGCAGGCGGCGCTGCTGCACGATGCACCCGACTGCGCCGCGATGCAGCAGGCCGTGCGCTCGGCCGCCGCGCCGCGCAGCAACGCGGGCATGCTGTATGTGACCGACGACCAGTTCAACCCCGATACGGGGGAAGGCAACCCGTGGGACACGCTGCCGGGCTACTGGCTGCGCTTCCTCGGCACGGTCGATGCCGTCAACCGCGGAGCCTCCCTGCCGTCCTGCTGA
- a CDS encoding DUF2917 domain-containing protein, whose product MNSATASAPLALLRRLAPRPAKAPRTLVATLAPGDPVHPLDCAPGCRATLQVLAGIAWVTQDGDGDDWFLEAGQRLVLPGPGRLYVSAEGSAPLRLRWVVDPASPQDGTAGTVRAAA is encoded by the coding sequence ATGAACTCCGCAACCGCCTCCGCCCCCCTCGCCCTCCTGCGCCGACTGGCCCCGCGCCCGGCCAAGGCCCCCCGGACCCTCGTGGCCACGCTGGCGCCCGGCGATCCGGTGCATCCGCTGGACTGTGCCCCGGGCTGCCGGGCCACGCTACAGGTGCTGGCGGGCATCGCCTGGGTCACGCAGGACGGCGATGGCGACGACTGGTTCCTGGAGGCCGGCCAGCGGCTGGTCCTGCCGGGGCCGGGGCGGCTCTACGTGAGCGCCGAAGGCAGCGCGCCCCTGCGGCTGCGCTGGGTGGTGGATCCCGCATCGCCGCAGGACGGCACGGCAGGCACCGTGCGTGCCGCTGCCTGA
- the hisB gene encoding imidazoleglycerol-phosphate dehydratase HisB, with protein MTSSALVPSTASEGDRIAEVARNTAETRIRVRVNLDGTGAARLSSGIGFFDHMLDQIARHGLIDLDIECEGDLHIDGHHTVEDVGITLGQAFARAVGDKKGIRRYGHAYVPLDEALSRVVVDFSGRPGLHMDVKFTAGSIGQLDTQLVYEFFQGFVNHAGVTLHIDNLKGFNAHHQCETIFKAFARALRFALERDPRSAGVIPSTKGSL; from the coding sequence ATGACTTCCTCCGCACTCGTTCCCTCCACCGCCTCCGAGGGCGACCGCATCGCCGAGGTCGCCCGCAATACCGCCGAGACCCGCATCCGCGTGCGCGTGAACCTCGACGGCACGGGCGCTGCGCGCCTGTCCTCGGGCATCGGCTTCTTCGACCACATGCTCGACCAGATCGCGCGGCACGGCCTGATCGACCTGGACATCGAGTGCGAGGGCGACCTGCACATCGACGGCCACCACACGGTGGAAGACGTGGGCATCACGCTGGGCCAGGCGTTCGCGCGGGCCGTGGGCGACAAGAAGGGCATCCGCCGCTACGGCCATGCCTACGTGCCGCTCGACGAGGCGCTCTCGCGCGTGGTGGTCGATTTCTCGGGCCGTCCGGGCCTGCACATGGACGTGAAGTTCACGGCCGGCAGCATCGGGCAACTCGATACCCAGCTGGTGTACGAGTTCTTCCAGGGCTTCGTGAACCATGCAGGCGTGACGCTGCACATCGACAACCTGAAGGGCTTCAATGCGCACCACCAGTGCGAGACGATCTTCAAGGCCTTCGCGCGGGCGCTGCGTTTCGCGCTGGAGCGCGATCCGCGCTCGGCCGGCGTCATTCCTTCCACCAAAGGCTCGCTGTAG
- the hisH gene encoding imidazole glycerol phosphate synthase subunit HisH — translation MNLESKTVAVVDYGMGNLRSVSQAVQAAAEGSGWAVVVTSRPEDVRAAQRVVLPGQGAMPDCMRELRESGLQESVLEAAASKPLFGVCVGMQMLLDHSAEGDTPGLGLIPGDVVRFELAGRLQPDGSRFKVPQMGWNRVRQMPHGGTVHPVWAGIPDESYFYFVHSFHALPRDAAHTAGETDYGGRFASAVARDNIFATQFHPEKSSEHGLALYRNFLHWNP, via the coding sequence ATGAACCTTGAATCGAAGACCGTCGCCGTCGTGGATTACGGCATGGGCAACTTGCGCTCGGTTTCGCAGGCCGTGCAGGCCGCCGCCGAAGGCAGCGGCTGGGCCGTGGTCGTGACCTCGCGCCCCGAGGACGTGCGCGCCGCGCAGCGCGTGGTGCTGCCGGGGCAGGGCGCGATGCCCGACTGCATGCGCGAACTGCGCGAATCCGGCCTGCAGGAATCCGTGCTGGAGGCCGCAGCGTCGAAGCCGCTCTTCGGTGTCTGCGTGGGCATGCAGATGCTGCTGGACCACAGCGCAGAGGGCGACACCCCGGGCCTGGGGCTGATTCCCGGCGACGTGGTGCGCTTCGAGCTGGCCGGCCGCCTGCAGCCGGACGGCAGCCGGTTCAAGGTGCCCCAGATGGGCTGGAACCGGGTGCGGCAGATGCCGCACGGCGGGACCGTGCATCCCGTGTGGGCCGGCATTCCCGACGAAAGCTACTTTTATTTCGTGCACAGTTTCCATGCGTTGCCGCGCGATGCGGCGCACACTGCAGGGGAAACCGATTACGGCGGGCGCTTTGCATCCGCCGTGGCTCGCGATAATATTTTTGCCACGCAATTCCATCCCGAGAAAAGTTCCGAGCACGGCCTGGCGCTCTACCGCAACTTCCTCCACTGGAATCCCTGA
- the hisC gene encoding histidinol-phosphate transaminase, whose translation MTDTLAAALGRIRPDVRAMHAYAVQPATGVLKMDAMENPFPLPPELQEALGRRLGTLALNRYPGARLADLKQALAAHIGMPEGFSMVLGNGSDEIITLLALACARPGTGERATMLAPMPGFVMYPMSAQLQGLDFVGVPLTADFELDEPAMLAAIARHRPAITYLAYPNNPTATLWDEGAVQRVIDAVGAQGGIVVMDEAYQPFASRTWLDRMRAEPARNAHVLLMRTLSKFGLAGVRLGYLAGPAALVDEIEKVRPPYNVSVLNCEAALFALEHAPVFAAQAAELRAARTGLVAALRAMPGIERVWDSEANMVLVRVPDAARAFEGMKARKVLVKNVSTMHPLLARCLRLTVGSEADNARMLDALQASL comes from the coding sequence ATGACCGACACCCTTGCCGCCGCGCTCGGCCGCATCCGCCCCGACGTCCGCGCCATGCATGCCTACGCGGTGCAGCCCGCCACCGGCGTGCTCAAGATGGACGCGATGGAAAACCCCTTCCCGCTGCCGCCGGAGCTGCAGGAGGCGCTGGGCCGGCGCCTGGGCACCCTGGCACTGAACCGCTACCCCGGCGCGCGTCTGGCCGATCTGAAGCAGGCGCTCGCCGCGCACATCGGCATGCCGGAGGGCTTCTCGATGGTGCTGGGCAATGGCTCCGACGAGATCATCACGCTGCTGGCGCTGGCCTGCGCGCGGCCCGGCACGGGCGAGCGCGCGACCATGCTCGCGCCCATGCCGGGGTTCGTGATGTACCCGATGAGCGCGCAGTTGCAGGGCCTGGATTTCGTGGGCGTGCCGCTCACGGCCGATTTCGAGCTGGATGAACCGGCCATGCTCGCCGCCATCGCCCGGCACCGCCCGGCCATCACCTACCTGGCTTACCCGAACAACCCCACGGCCACGCTGTGGGACGAGGGGGCGGTGCAGCGCGTCATCGACGCGGTGGGCGCGCAGGGCGGCATCGTGGTCATGGACGAGGCGTACCAGCCTTTCGCGAGCCGCACCTGGCTGGACCGCATGCGCGCCGAGCCCGCCCGCAACGCCCACGTGCTGCTCATGCGCACGCTCAGCAAGTTCGGCCTGGCGGGCGTGCGCCTGGGCTACCTGGCCGGGCCGGCGGCGCTGGTGGACGAGATCGAGAAGGTGCGCCCCCCCTACAACGTGAGCGTGCTCAACTGCGAGGCGGCGCTCTTCGCGCTGGAGCATGCGCCGGTGTTCGCCGCGCAGGCGGCCGAGCTGCGCGCCGCGCGCACCGGGCTGGTCGCCGCGCTGCGCGCCATGCCGGGCATCGAGCGCGTGTGGGACAGCGAGGCCAACATGGTGCTCGTGCGCGTGCCCGACGCGGCACGGGCCTTCGAGGGCATGAAAGCCCGCAAGGTTCTCGTCAAGAACGTTTCTACAATGCATCCCTTGCTGGCCCGCTGCCTGCGCCTCACGGTGGGCAGCGAGGCCGACAATGCCCGGATGCTCGACGCACTCCAGGCTTCCCTATGA
- the hisD gene encoding histidinol dehydrogenase encodes MKATPARLHTASADFEAAFRERLHWSAETDAAIEQRVADILADVQARGDAAVLEYTQRFDGLQADSVAALELSQSELKVAFETLPAAQRDALEAATRRVRKYHEAQKKASGESWSYRDEDGTLLGQKVTPLDRVGIYVPGGKAAYPSSVLMNAIPAHVAGVQDIVMVVPTPRGEKNPLVLAAAYVAGVSRAFTLGGAQAVAALAYGTATVPKVDKITGPGNAYVASAKKRVFGTVGIDMIAGPSEILVLADGTTPPDWVAMDLFSQAEHDELAQSILLCPDAAYIDAVQAAIDRLLPDMPRAEIIAKSLTGRGALILTKDMEEACAISNRIAPEHLEVSSRDPHRWEPLLRHAGAIFLGAYTSESLGDYCAGPNHVLPTSGTARFSSPLGVYDFQKRSSLIEVSEEGAQALGRIASVLAHGEGLQAHARAAEMRLK; translated from the coding sequence ATGAAAGCCACGCCTGCCCGCCTGCATACCGCGAGTGCCGATTTCGAAGCCGCCTTCCGGGAGCGGCTGCATTGGTCCGCCGAGACCGATGCCGCCATCGAGCAGCGCGTGGCCGACATCCTGGCCGACGTGCAGGCGCGCGGCGATGCGGCCGTGCTGGAATACACCCAGCGCTTCGACGGATTGCAGGCGGATTCCGTGGCGGCCCTGGAACTCTCCCAGTCGGAACTGAAGGTGGCCTTCGAGACGCTGCCCGCCGCACAGCGCGATGCGCTGGAGGCGGCAACCCGCCGCGTGCGCAAGTACCACGAGGCACAGAAGAAGGCGAGCGGCGAGAGCTGGAGCTACCGCGACGAGGACGGCACGCTGCTCGGCCAGAAGGTGACGCCGCTGGACCGCGTGGGCATCTACGTGCCCGGCGGCAAGGCGGCATACCCTTCCAGCGTGCTGATGAATGCCATTCCGGCCCACGTGGCCGGCGTGCAGGACATCGTCATGGTGGTGCCCACGCCGCGCGGCGAGAAGAACCCGCTCGTGCTCGCGGCGGCCTACGTGGCGGGCGTGAGCCGGGCCTTCACCCTCGGGGGCGCGCAGGCCGTGGCCGCGCTGGCCTATGGCACGGCCACCGTGCCGAAGGTGGACAAGATCACCGGGCCCGGCAATGCCTACGTGGCCAGCGCCAAGAAGCGCGTGTTCGGTACGGTGGGCATCGACATGATCGCCGGCCCGAGCGAGATCCTGGTGCTGGCCGACGGCACTACGCCACCCGACTGGGTGGCGATGGACCTGTTCAGCCAGGCCGAGCACGACGAACTGGCCCAGTCCATCCTGCTGTGCCCGGATGCCGCCTATATCGACGCCGTGCAGGCCGCCATCGACCGCCTGCTGCCCGACATGCCGCGTGCGGAGATCATCGCCAAAAGCCTCACGGGCCGCGGCGCGCTGATCCTCACGAAGGACATGGAAGAGGCCTGCGCCATCAGCAACCGCATCGCGCCCGAGCACCTGGAGGTGTCGAGCCGCGACCCGCACCGCTGGGAGCCGCTGCTGCGCCATGCGGGCGCGATCTTCCTCGGGGCCTATACCAGCGAAAGCCTGGGCGACTACTGCGCGGGCCCCAACCACGTGCTGCCCACCAGCGGCACCGCGCGGTTCTCGTCGCCGCTGGGCGTGTACGACTTCCAGAAGCGCAGCAGCCTCATCGAGGTGAGCGAGGAGGGCGCGCAGGCGCTGGGCCGCATCGCCAGCGTGCTGGCGCACGGCGAGGGGCTGCAGGCCCATGCGCGGGCTGCGGAGATGCGGCTGAAGTGA